A stretch of Christensenellaceae bacterium DNA encodes these proteins:
- a CDS encoding dehydrogenase, translating into MEKIRTGVIGTGFIGPTHIEALRRLGFVDVVALADIDDATAKAKAEQLSIGKSYGDYKNLLADPDIDVVHICSPNSFHFQMAKEALLAGKHVVCEKPLTMTSEQAEELIALAREKGLANAVHFNIRFYPIIHEARAMIQNGELGTIFAVNGSYQQDWLFKETDYSWRLEPKFSGDSRAVADIGSHWLDSVEFMTGIKIDKVCADFATFYPIRKKPLKPVETYSGKVLTPDDYADVPINTEDYASVLLKFDNGAHGSMTVNQVAAGRKNRIWFEIYGSKKSIAINTERPNEMWIGERDEANHILMKDPSLMHAEAAKLVSYPGGHNEGFPDTIKQFATKFYNYVRSEGYKTGATPEFPTFEAGLRELQLCEAIVESAKQEKWLSL; encoded by the coding sequence ATGGAAAAAATCAGAACTGGTGTCATTGGAACAGGTTTTATCGGACCTACACATATTGAAGCCCTGCGCAGACTGGGATTCGTAGACGTTGTTGCCCTAGCGGATATTGACGATGCGACGGCAAAAGCAAAAGCGGAGCAGCTTTCGATCGGCAAAAGCTATGGAGATTACAAGAATCTTTTGGCCGATCCCGACATTGACGTCGTGCATATCTGCTCGCCCAACAGCTTCCACTTCCAGATGGCAAAAGAAGCCCTCCTGGCCGGCAAACATGTCGTATGCGAAAAGCCGCTTACCATGACCAGCGAGCAGGCGGAGGAGCTGATCGCGCTCGCCAGGGAAAAAGGACTTGCAAACGCGGTGCACTTCAACATCCGTTTTTACCCAATCATCCATGAAGCGCGCGCGATGATTCAAAACGGCGAGCTGGGAACGATTTTTGCGGTGAACGGTTCTTACCAGCAGGACTGGCTGTTCAAGGAAACGGACTATAGCTGGCGTCTCGAGCCCAAATTCAGCGGCGACTCGCGCGCGGTTGCGGACATCGGTTCGCACTGGCTGGATTCCGTAGAATTCATGACCGGCATCAAGATCGACAAGGTATGCGCGGACTTCGCCACTTTCTACCCAATCCGTAAAAAACCGTTAAAGCCGGTGGAGACATATTCCGGTAAGGTGCTCACGCCGGACGATTATGCAGACGTTCCCATCAACACGGAAGACTATGCGTCCGTGCTCTTAAAATTCGATAACGGCGCCCATGGATCTATGACGGTAAACCAGGTGGCTGCGGGACGTAAAAACCGTATCTGGTTTGAAATCTATGGCAGTAAAAAATCCATCGCCATCAACACGGAGCGTCCGAATGAAATGTGGATCGGTGAGCGCGACGAAGCAAATCATATCCTCATGAAAGACCCCTCCCTCATGCACGCGGAAGCGGCAAAGCTGGTTTCCTATCCCGGCGGTCACAACGAGGGCTTCCCTGATACGATCAAGCAATTCGCGACCAAGTTTTATAACTATGTGAGAAGCGAAGGCTACAAGACGGGGGCGACGCCGGAATTCCCCACCTTTGAAGCGGGCCTGCGCGAGCTCCAGTTATGCGAGGCTATCGTAGAATCCGCCAAACAGGAAAAATGGTTGTCCCTGTAA
- the deoC_3 gene encoding deoxyribose-phosphate aldolase translates to MKPTKKASEMSIKELAAYIDQSVLKPEFTQEEIRKYIQEGIDFGCATVCINPASLDIAAELTKGTDTKICVVCDFPFGLSTTASKVMQAEEYCKRGDVFELDIVANYGWIRSGMYKEVEADIKAVVDVCHKYGTAVKVIIETDSLTMDQIKEGTKAAVRAGADFIKSSTGFFTGGKSDGATVEVVQAMMDAGEGKIKVKGSGGIRTREHFLKLIDMGIDRMGIGYRSTPEVLGTTIEEVRKQK, encoded by the coding sequence ATGAAACCTACAAAAAAAGCAAGTGAAATGTCGATAAAAGAATTGGCGGCGTATATCGACCAGTCGGTGCTCAAGCCTGAGTTCACGCAGGAAGAAATCCGCAAGTACATCCAGGAGGGGATTGACTTCGGATGCGCAACAGTATGTATCAATCCGGCATCTCTCGATATTGCGGCTGAGCTGACAAAAGGTACGGATACAAAGATCTGCGTGGTATGCGATTTCCCGTTCGGCCTTTCCACGACTGCCTCCAAAGTGATGCAGGCAGAGGAATACTGCAAGAGGGGCGACGTTTTCGAACTGGATATTGTAGCTAACTACGGCTGGATCCGTAGCGGTATGTATAAAGAAGTGGAAGCGGACATCAAGGCGGTCGTGGATGTATGCCATAAATACGGCACGGCTGTAAAAGTGATCATTGAAACAGATTCCCTGACAATGGACCAGATCAAAGAGGGTACGAAAGCCGCGGTGCGCGCAGGGGCAGACTTTATCAAGAGCTCTACCGGATTCTTCACGGGCGGCAAGAGCGACGGCGCGACGGTGGAGGTTGTGCAGGCGATGATGGATGCCGGCGAAGGCAAAATCAAAGTAAAAGGCTCCGGCGGAATCCGCACGAGAGAACATTTCTTAAAACTGATCGATATGGGCATCGACCGTATGGGCATCGGTTACCGCTCCACTCCGGAAGTGCTCGGCACGACGATCGAAGAAGTCAGAAAGCAGAAATAA
- a CDS encoding NADH oxidase: MAFEHIFQPIKIKNMVVPNRTVHVPTDISSADPDGGINDRVIRYHEEIAKGGTGLIIVGASTPNRHTGRPTVTCISADEDYYIPGLHMLAKAMQKHGAKCAVQIQHPGRQAAYPRKGQISCSDMVSYLPGSAGHEVVYAGGQAHGKIAREMTVEEVYDLAERFAEAAWRVKEAGFDCVELHAAHGYMIAQFMSPATNTRNDRFGGKYENRMRFILEIIDRIKQKCGEDFPILVRYSGEEWKYDGRKLDESIRIAKTLEEAGVAALDISAGIFDLAETVMDPMYYTEGWNTYSAEAIKKAVNIPVITSHTLRSPEYCDRIIAEGKTDMVGFSRQMLADPYWANKAKAGDVDSIRKCISCLVGCWSESLMIKHEMRCAVNPAIGDTRFLDMKPANKNLRVAIVGGGIAGMEAARIATLRGHDVTLYEKDSELGGILRTCCMVPPKSKMKWYMDWMRRQMKELNVNIMLNTEATADMLKGYDVVLCGTGSNPVIPDIPGKEKGVKFEDVLVCVKKNCEHWPECGKREPAKVGQKVVVYGNHYGATDTAEALALRGKEIIYVTQDSEFAPHIENVHKEVLKVRFAGGNGGGLPEEHPIKIPVDIKLSTTLLEIKDGSVVLMDNKFNKYEVECDTVVFGEYESNTALYDELVAAGVLVGNIGDSRKIRNVRGAMTDGANAGLMLDEGLFMNANNVLTSDLPMDVERMMK; this comes from the coding sequence ATGGCTTTTGAACACATTTTCCAACCGATCAAAATTAAGAACATGGTCGTACCGAACAGAACGGTGCATGTTCCGACGGATATTAGTTCCGCAGATCCGGATGGCGGCATCAACGACCGCGTGATCCGGTATCATGAAGAGATCGCAAAGGGTGGCACGGGGCTTATTATTGTGGGCGCTTCGACACCGAACAGGCATACGGGACGGCCGACGGTAACCTGTATTTCTGCTGACGAAGATTATTATATCCCCGGTCTGCATATGCTTGCAAAAGCCATGCAGAAGCACGGTGCAAAATGCGCGGTGCAGATCCAGCATCCTGGCCGCCAGGCGGCGTATCCGAGAAAAGGACAGATTTCCTGCTCGGACATGGTTTCCTACCTGCCGGGCAGCGCGGGACATGAGGTTGTGTATGCGGGAGGCCAGGCGCACGGCAAGATCGCGCGTGAGATGACGGTAGAAGAAGTATACGATTTGGCGGAACGCTTTGCAGAAGCTGCATGGCGCGTCAAAGAAGCGGGTTTTGATTGCGTGGAGCTTCATGCGGCGCACGGCTACATGATCGCACAGTTCATGAGTCCGGCAACAAACACGAGAAACGACCGTTTTGGCGGAAAATATGAAAACCGTATGCGTTTCATCCTTGAAATCATCGACAGGATCAAGCAGAAATGCGGCGAGGACTTCCCGATTCTGGTAAGATATTCCGGTGAGGAATGGAAGTATGACGGAAGAAAGCTGGACGAATCGATTCGGATCGCAAAGACGCTTGAAGAAGCGGGCGTTGCGGCGCTTGACATCTCAGCCGGTATTTTCGACCTCGCGGAAACGGTTATGGACCCGATGTATTATACGGAGGGCTGGAATACCTATTCGGCAGAAGCAATCAAAAAGGCGGTCAATATTCCGGTTATCACCAGTCATACGCTGCGCAGTCCTGAATACTGCGACCGGATCATCGCGGAAGGCAAAACGGACATGGTCGGTTTCTCCCGCCAGATGCTCGCGGATCCGTATTGGGCGAACAAAGCAAAAGCAGGCGATGTGGACAGCATCCGTAAGTGCATCAGCTGCCTCGTTGGCTGCTGGTCCGAATCCCTGATGATCAAGCACGAAATGCGCTGCGCGGTCAATCCGGCGATCGGCGATACGCGGTTCCTCGATATGAAACCGGCGAATAAAAACTTAAGGGTTGCGATCGTCGGCGGCGGTATCGCAGGCATGGAAGCGGCAAGGATCGCGACGTTGCGCGGCCACGACGTAACGCTGTATGAAAAGGACAGTGAGCTCGGCGGTATCCTCCGTACATGCTGTATGGTTCCGCCGAAGAGCAAAATGAAATGGTACATGGACTGGATGCGCCGCCAGATGAAAGAACTGAACGTCAACATCATGCTTAATACGGAAGCAACCGCCGATATGCTTAAGGGTTATGATGTCGTGCTTTGCGGCACTGGCAGCAATCCGGTGATACCGGACATTCCGGGCAAGGAAAAGGGCGTGAAGTTTGAGGACGTCTTGGTATGTGTGAAGAAAAACTGCGAACATTGGCCGGAATGCGGCAAGCGCGAGCCTGCCAAGGTTGGACAGAAAGTCGTTGTTTACGGCAACCACTACGGCGCTACGGATACGGCGGAAGCGCTGGCGCTGCGCGGCAAGGAAATCATCTATGTGACGCAGGACAGCGAGTTCGCGCCGCACATCGAAAACGTACATAAGGAAGTACTGAAAGTACGTTTTGCAGGCGGCAACGGCGGTGGGCTGCCGGAAGAGCATCCGATCAAGATTCCGGTAGACATTAAGCTTTCGACAACTCTGCTTGAAATCAAGGACGGCAGCGTCGTACTGATGGACAACAAGTTCAACAAGTACGAGGTGGAATGCGACACGGTTGTGTTCGGTGAATATGAATCCAATACGGCGCTTTATGACGAATTGGTTGCGGCCGGCGTGCTCGTAGGCAACATCGGCGATTCCCGGAAGATCCGCAACGTGCGCGGCGCGATGACGGATGGTGCGAATGCCGGACTGATGCTGGATGAAGGTTTGTTCATGAACGCCAACAACGTTTTGACAAGTGATTTGCCGATGGATGTTGAAAGAATGATGAAATAA
- a CDS encoding GntR family transcriptional regulator produces the protein MSPIFDSEIQFESKLPLHYQIMMIIKRNIASKNILPGDKLPTEEEFCNAFGVSRSTVRAAIGELEEEGMVTRVRGKGTFISKTKLKRKMEQVYSFSHQMEAADLVPSSRLLEFKTIAASDGLIDLFGLEESEPVYEIVRLRMANGEPLLLETTFLPVKVHPTLRAQTLESGSLYDSLRDEAKISPFIAEETYESIVFEESICKMLECPSPTCGFYVERITRQESGDAYELTQSFMRGDRSKISITLQQDIYTFNRSID, from the coding sequence ATGAGCCCTATATTTGACAGTGAGATTCAGTTTGAGAGCAAACTGCCTCTGCATTATCAGATCATGATGATCATTAAGCGGAATATTGCCTCGAAGAATATCCTGCCGGGCGACAAACTGCCGACAGAAGAAGAATTTTGTAATGCGTTTGGCGTCAGCCGTTCTACAGTACGCGCCGCGATCGGCGAGCTGGAAGAAGAGGGCATGGTAACGAGGGTTCGTGGAAAAGGAACCTTTATTTCAAAGACAAAGCTGAAGAGGAAAATGGAACAGGTATACAGCTTCTCCCATCAAATGGAGGCGGCAGACCTTGTTCCATCCTCGAGGCTTCTGGAATTCAAGACCATTGCCGCGTCCGACGGCCTGATCGATTTGTTCGGGCTTGAGGAGAGCGAGCCCGTTTACGAGATCGTACGCCTCAGGATGGCGAACGGGGAGCCGCTTCTTTTGGAAACGACGTTCCTGCCCGTGAAAGTACATCCGACGCTGCGTGCGCAGACGCTCGAAAGCGGATCTTTATATGATTCGCTGCGGGACGAGGCAAAGATTTCTCCGTTTATTGCGGAAGAGACGTATGAAAGCATCGTATTTGAAGAAAGCATCTGCAAGATGCTGGAATGTCCGAGTCCTACCTGTGGTTTCTATGTAGAGCGGATTACGCGTCAGGAGTCGGGCGACGCCTACGAGCTGACACAATCTTTCATGCGGGGAGACCGTTCCAAAATCTCGATTACGCTGCAGCAGGACATCTATACATTTAATCGAAGTATTGATTAA
- a CDS encoding sugar ABC transporter substrate-binding protein gives MKKVLVVVMCLVLAAAMLVGCTAAPAASESASAAPSESASAAPSESASEPVQSDESGSEAEAAGVMKIVPEGDIVIGISTGSSGTSWRDIMIDNMKTVGDEYKEAGRIKDYKIVNNTTNGDANEQAQILRQFVDDPEVNVIMVNPNDNTALSEVIADAQKAGKLVVVYDATAEAPGALQVTLDHYAWNTKNVEAISEGAGGKGNAIEISGLDGHPANNERIRATQDVLKKYPDIKLLQSTPGGWDQTKAKEASAQILSSGQEIDIVYTQDGMAYGVLQAFQDAGKLPKAMYGDPGTAFFKAWKELRDSGADFKAFSQPNPPGIGATAMRLAVNMAEGKDLDETKLDDNIYYYVVNSFYTDENFDEGWEQLKDQSDDYLLTEYFTEEQALELFK, from the coding sequence ATGAAAAAAGTCTTAGTAGTTGTTATGTGCTTAGTACTTGCAGCTGCAATGCTCGTTGGCTGTACGGCAGCTCCGGCGGCTTCCGAGTCGGCTTCGGCTGCTCCGAGCGAGTCGGCTTCGGCTGCTCCGAGCGAAAGCGCAAGCGAACCGGTTCAGTCCGATGAGAGCGGCAGCGAAGCGGAGGCAGCTGGCGTTATGAAGATCGTTCCTGAAGGCGACATCGTAATCGGTATCTCCACAGGTTCTTCCGGTACATCCTGGCGTGACATTATGATCGACAACATGAAAACGGTCGGTGATGAGTACAAAGAAGCTGGCAGAATCAAAGACTATAAAATCGTGAATAACACGACAAACGGTGATGCGAACGAACAGGCGCAGATTCTTCGCCAGTTCGTAGACGATCCGGAAGTTAACGTGATCATGGTGAACCCTAACGATAACACGGCTCTTTCCGAAGTTATCGCTGATGCGCAGAAAGCTGGGAAGCTGGTAGTTGTATATGACGCTACGGCTGAAGCTCCGGGCGCGTTGCAGGTAACGCTGGACCACTATGCTTGGAATACCAAGAATGTTGAAGCGATTTCTGAAGGCGCTGGCGGCAAAGGCAATGCCATCGAGATCTCTGGTCTGGACGGACATCCGGCTAACAACGAACGTATCCGCGCTACGCAGGACGTTCTGAAAAAATATCCTGATATCAAGCTGCTCCAGAGCACGCCTGGTGGCTGGGATCAGACAAAAGCAAAAGAAGCTTCCGCTCAGATTTTGTCTTCCGGTCAGGAAATCGACATCGTATATACACAAGACGGCATGGCATATGGCGTGCTGCAGGCGTTCCAGGATGCCGGCAAGCTGCCCAAAGCTATGTATGGTGATCCGGGTACGGCATTCTTCAAGGCTTGGAAAGAATTGCGCGATTCTGGCGCTGATTTCAAAGCTTTCTCGCAGCCGAACCCTCCGGGAATCGGTGCAACCGCGATGCGTCTTGCAGTCAACATGGCAGAAGGTAAAGATCTCGATGAAACAAAACTCGATGATAATATCTACTACTATGTAGTTAACTCTTTCTATACGGATGAAAACTTTGACGAAGGTTGGGAACAGCTGAAAGATCAGTCGGACGATTATCTGTTGACAGAGTATTTCACAGAAGAGCAGGCTCTTGAACTGTTCAAATAA
- the rbsA_9 gene encoding ribose import ATP-binding protein RbsA: protein MVLLEAKNITKSFGGVAALSNGNLTCRKGKITGLLGANGSGKSTISKIITGVYLADGGTVTYNGNEVSYKNPIDAKKAGISMAFQNLSLLPDLTVWQNIVLSFEKKNRLFLDNKDAKELSQKILNEFMPGFDIERRVSELDSSEMQIVEIAKAISEDPQLLILDEPTAALEQAQVKALFKYMRKLADQGVAMIFTSHRLWEVLEMCDDIVVFRNGSNVGEIDFEKQEKNPDEIVRLITGETECINTVKEYQPISDEAKLKIEDLNYGKYLRGLSLEVKKGEVLGIGGLAGQGQTELMLALAGNYKDAKCTATIDGEPIKLTQPVNAVRKGILLVPGDRQKEGLMLKDSVYTNMIFPKLALKKQPLFTPTKKYREECEQIVKTLSIKTAGIDLSVDKLSGGNQQKVVVGKWLPFDTNVLLLADPAKGVDVGAKHDLYEFIMKMVKEKNMSVILYASDNDELVSYCDRVLVMYEGKIVGELKGKEISDEAIVEMSLQVKSQEEREVQ from the coding sequence ATGGTTTTACTGGAAGCGAAAAACATAACGAAAAGTTTTGGCGGTGTCGCAGCTTTAAGTAATGGTAACCTGACGTGCAGGAAAGGGAAAATTACAGGTCTTCTGGGCGCGAACGGTTCAGGTAAAAGCACGATCTCCAAAATCATTACCGGCGTGTATCTGGCCGACGGTGGTACGGTTACATATAACGGCAATGAAGTAAGCTATAAAAACCCGATTGACGCAAAAAAAGCCGGCATTTCGATGGCTTTCCAAAATCTGAGTTTGTTGCCTGATCTTACGGTATGGCAGAATATTGTACTCAGTTTTGAAAAGAAAAACAGATTGTTCTTAGATAATAAGGACGCAAAGGAATTATCCCAGAAGATACTTAATGAGTTTATGCCCGGATTCGATATTGAAAGACGGGTTAGCGAATTGGATTCGAGTGAAATGCAGATCGTTGAGATTGCCAAAGCGATTTCCGAGGATCCGCAATTGTTAATATTGGACGAGCCGACGGCTGCGCTTGAGCAGGCGCAGGTAAAAGCGCTTTTCAAATATATGCGCAAGTTGGCCGATCAGGGAGTCGCCATGATCTTTACATCCCATCGTCTGTGGGAAGTTCTCGAAATGTGTGACGATATAGTCGTGTTCCGTAACGGCAGTAATGTGGGCGAAATCGACTTTGAAAAACAGGAGAAAAATCCTGACGAGATCGTGCGCCTGATCACTGGAGAAACGGAATGTATCAATACAGTTAAAGAATATCAACCGATTTCTGATGAAGCTAAATTAAAGATCGAAGATTTGAATTATGGGAAATATCTGCGTGGCCTTTCGCTTGAAGTCAAAAAGGGCGAAGTGCTTGGTATCGGTGGTCTCGCCGGCCAGGGGCAGACAGAGCTTATGCTTGCTCTTGCAGGAAATTATAAGGACGCAAAGTGTACGGCAACAATCGATGGTGAGCCGATTAAGCTCACACAACCTGTAAATGCGGTCAGAAAGGGCATACTACTCGTTCCTGGCGACCGCCAGAAGGAAGGGCTGATGCTCAAGGATTCCGTGTACACAAATATGATTTTCCCGAAACTAGCCCTTAAAAAGCAACCTCTCTTTACGCCTACGAAAAAATATCGCGAAGAGTGTGAGCAGATCGTGAAAACGCTGTCTATTAAAACGGCAGGGATTGATCTTTCTGTAGATAAACTCTCTGGTGGTAACCAACAAAAGGTTGTCGTCGGTAAGTGGCTGCCATTTGATACCAACGTGCTTCTTTTGGCCGACCCGGCAAAAGGCGTCGACGTTGGCGCAAAGCATGATCTTTACGAGTTTATCATGAAGATGGTAAAAGAGAAGAATATGAGCGTTATCCTGTATGCGAGTGACAATGACGAACTTGTAAGTTACTGCGACCGCGTTCTGGTTATGTACGAAGGAAAGATTGTTGGCGAGCTGAAAGGCAAAGAGATTTCCGATGAAGCAATCGTTGAAATGTCGCTACAGGTAAAATCGCAGGAAGAGAGGGAAGTGCAATGA
- the rbsC_5 gene encoding sugar ABC transporter permease, producing MSEKEMAHRNGFQKFMHRPEFATLIIFIAMIVIVAALQGNFFEPSSLRNSIISWTPLILLAMGQAVVIIAGGLDLSSGPAMAFMMCVMASIMKKDDPSTGLPALLMGLVVMLVVGIVNGVAVGYLKLPPIIATFATSYVWLGASLFIMPTPGGECVNWMRAFYDFASVDAMPEALKAFGQAIPTGVLLIIAAVVIWYCVSRTKTGRYIYAVGSNRTVAYQSGINTSKVQLLAYMINAIFIFFCALFMVAQNQAGSARIGDPLTLQCVAAAVVGGVALTGGRGNVFMAIVGAIIMSLVSKLIYVANVESAYQSLVSGIIIIAAIASSTIYTTINERALLKGGQAK from the coding sequence ATGAGCGAAAAAGAAATGGCGCACAGAAATGGTTTCCAGAAGTTTATGCACAGGCCCGAATTTGCAACGTTGATCATTTTTATCGCAATGATTGTGATTGTAGCGGCTCTGCAGGGGAACTTTTTTGAGCCTTCTTCATTAAGAAACAGTATTATCTCGTGGACCCCGCTGATCCTCCTTGCAATGGGGCAGGCTGTCGTTATTATTGCAGGAGGCCTTGATTTATCGAGCGGTCCGGCTATGGCTTTTATGATGTGCGTAATGGCGAGTATCATGAAAAAGGATGATCCGTCGACAGGTCTTCCAGCTTTGCTGATGGGGCTGGTAGTCATGCTGGTTGTGGGTATTGTCAATGGCGTGGCTGTAGGATATTTAAAACTTCCGCCTATCATTGCGACGTTTGCAACGTCTTATGTATGGCTTGGGGCATCACTTTTTATCATGCCGACGCCAGGCGGAGAATGTGTTAACTGGATGCGTGCTTTTTATGATTTTGCATCGGTAGATGCTATGCCCGAGGCATTAAAAGCATTTGGTCAGGCAATTCCGACGGGTGTATTGCTCATTATTGCGGCAGTTGTAATATGGTACTGCGTAAGTAGAACCAAAACCGGCCGTTACATTTATGCGGTTGGCTCAAACCGCACAGTTGCATACCAGAGCGGCATCAATACTTCTAAGGTACAGCTCTTGGCGTATATGATCAACGCTATCTTCATTTTCTTCTGTGCGCTCTTCATGGTAGCGCAGAACCAGGCAGGTAGCGCGCGTATCGGCGATCCGCTTACGCTGCAATGCGTTGCGGCGGCGGTAGTTGGCGGCGTGGCCTTAACAGGTGGTAGAGGAAACGTATTCATGGCAATCGTTGGCGCGATCATTATGAGCCTTGTCAGCAAGCTGATTTATGTTGCGAATGTTGAGAGCGCATATCAGTCGCTCGTTTCGGGCATCATCATCATTGCGGCAATCGCAAGCTCCACGATTTATACAACAATCAACGAAAGGGCATTGTTGAAAGGGGGGCAAGCTAAATGA
- the rbsC_6 gene encoding ribose ABC transporter permease, whose product MNPQENTLKKKALGKGFQKYSKLVIAAVLIVVLFAVGEIVVKNTTGGTFASFEQVLLMLKFATYIALFGLAQMLVISAGGDIDLSVGYIATLVAVLSAKFMDGQNENLWIAILIAIGIGCLVGLANGLLTHFVKLPSLVVTMAMANILQGVVNVYAAGSSITGAPSPVLNEIAAKQTGIFPNILWILIIATAVIMILMYKTKIGVKLLGVGSNPTAAYLSGINVKRVRTIAFMFSGIIAGLVGLLLIGNLGQAFKDMASQYVMPSIAAVVVGGISLNGGEGNFIGVILGAAVLQTLTNLFVAFGWGDAGKWLGYGLILLFMLIAYVREKVSR is encoded by the coding sequence ATGAATCCGCAGGAAAACACATTAAAGAAAAAAGCGTTGGGAAAAGGTTTCCAGAAATATAGTAAACTTGTTATCGCAGCGGTATTGATCGTAGTATTATTTGCCGTAGGTGAAATTGTAGTTAAAAATACGACAGGCGGGACATTTGCTTCCTTTGAGCAAGTTTTGCTGATGCTCAAGTTTGCGACTTATATTGCGTTATTTGGTTTGGCGCAGATGCTCGTGATCAGTGCCGGCGGCGATATTGATCTTTCTGTCGGATACATCGCGACGCTTGTTGCAGTATTGTCTGCTAAGTTTATGGACGGACAGAATGAGAACCTCTGGATCGCTATATTGATCGCAATCGGTATTGGCTGCCTGGTGGGTCTTGCAAACGGTCTGTTGACGCATTTTGTAAAATTGCCTTCATTAGTCGTCACAATGGCGATGGCGAATATTCTGCAAGGCGTTGTTAATGTTTATGCAGCAGGTTCCAGTATCACAGGCGCGCCGTCTCCGGTACTGAATGAAATCGCGGCAAAGCAGACGGGAATCTTCCCGAATATTCTCTGGATCTTGATTATTGCGACTGCGGTAATCATGATCCTCATGTACAAGACAAAGATTGGCGTAAAGCTTTTAGGCGTTGGGTCTAACCCCACGGCGGCATACCTTTCGGGTATCAATGTTAAACGTGTTAGGACGATCGCTTTCATGTTCAGCGGTATCATTGCAGGCCTTGTCGGTTTGCTGTTGATCGGCAATCTGGGGCAGGCATTCAAGGATATGGCCTCACAGTATGTCATGCCGAGTATCGCGGCGGTTGTCGTTGGCGGAATTTCCTTAAATGGCGGCGAAGGAAACTTTATTGGCGTTATTTTAGGGGCGGCGGTTCTACAAACGCTGACGAATCTGTTCGTTGCATTCGGATGGGGAGACGCCGGAAAGTGGCTCGGATATGGCCTGATCTTACTCTTTATGTTGATTGCTTATGTACGTGAGAAGGTTAGCAGATAA
- a CDS encoding glucosamine--fructose-6-phosphate aminotransferase — protein MTKMYDEILEQPKVLAGIRAKNAETLSALMADIRRSDIRQVIIAARGTSDHCAIYAKYLIEMLLKLPVSLSAPSVNTLYGCDIVYQNALVIGISQSGMAQDVLSVVKDANKSGMITIAVTNNVQSPMAAEAKYNLDCAAGPEKSVAATKTFTAQMYCLATLIAMWSGNKELADALSVLPEGIGREVKKADAVMAIAKEYTFMSDCIVLGRGLQYPIALEASLKMMETTYTNARGFAVSDFQHGPLALISDNLPVFVYCASDEAREDVLAATKRYAQLGAYVLMVTDDKQNAKDAEKCLLVEKSSKYTAPFHMVVTAQMFACGLADAKRCTPDAPRHIQKVTITK, from the coding sequence ATGACGAAGATGTATGATGAAATTTTGGAGCAGCCAAAGGTGCTCGCGGGTATCCGCGCAAAAAATGCTGAAACCCTGTCTGCCCTGATGGCGGACATCAGGCGCTCGGACATCAGGCAGGTGATAATCGCTGCACGCGGCACATCCGACCATTGCGCGATTTATGCCAAATATTTGATCGAAATGCTGCTGAAATTACCGGTATCTCTCTCGGCGCCGTCGGTAAATACGCTTTATGGATGCGACATTGTATACCAGAATGCGCTGGTAATCGGCATTTCACAGTCGGGTATGGCACAGGACGTACTCAGCGTCGTAAAAGATGCCAATAAGAGCGGTATGATCACGATCGCCGTGACGAACAACGTGCAGTCGCCGATGGCGGCGGAAGCAAAATATAATCTGGATTGCGCGGCCGGACCTGAAAAGAGCGTTGCGGCCACCAAAACATTCACAGCGCAGATGTACTGCCTGGCGACGTTGATCGCTATGTGGTCTGGAAATAAAGAGCTCGCCGACGCGCTCAGCGTACTGCCCGAGGGGATCGGCAGGGAAGTCAAAAAGGCGGACGCTGTTATGGCGATTGCCAAAGAATATACCTTTATGTCCGATTGTATCGTGCTCGGACGCGGCCTGCAGTACCCGATCGCGCTGGAAGCTTCGCTTAAAATGATGGAAACGACGTACACCAATGCAAGAGGGTTTGCGGTTTCTGATTTCCAGCATGGTCCGTTGGCGCTTATTTCGGACAATCTTCCGGTATTTGTTTATTGCGCGAGCGATGAAGCAAGGGAGGACGTCCTTGCCGCCACCAAACGATACGCGCAGCTTGGAGCGTATGTCCTGATGGTCACGGATGATAAGCAGAATGCTAAAGACGCGGAAAAATGCCTGTTGGTTGAAAAAAGTTCCAAATATACGGCGCCTTTCCATATGGTGGTAACGGCGCAGATGTTTGCATGCGGCCTTGCGGACGCCAAGCGTTGCACGCCGGACGCGCCGAGGCATATCCAAAAGGTGACTATCACAAAATAG